The following coding sequences are from one Microbulbifer sp. TB1203 window:
- a CDS encoding FoF1 ATP synthase subunit gamma, translating into MSRRRELQRHGQQLGETREIVSAMKAMAFIEVRRLGRFLDSQRRAVEAMRTVAADFLSFFPPALPPPQERQLRRIYLLIGSERGFCGNFNESLIQRLHQCLADEPVEGGGTKAGIIGWGQKLCVKLGEHPLLLAAVEGAAVLDEVGVRLLQLVKRLSELQAGGAIALAVLYHDPQRQGVAVRELLPPFESLRNAPEKFPFAPGLNLAPGDFLRELVEQYLFAALHEILYVSLMAENQQRMQHLEGAQRYLDEKLEALRRRGNQLRQEEITEEIEVILLNADSAKLPPQIKSREGDH; encoded by the coding sequence GTGAGCCGTCGCCGCGAGCTCCAGCGCCACGGGCAGCAACTCGGCGAGACACGTGAGATTGTCAGCGCGATGAAGGCGATGGCTTTTATCGAGGTGCGACGGCTGGGGCGTTTTCTCGACAGCCAGCGGCGCGCGGTGGAAGCCATGCGCACCGTCGCTGCGGACTTCCTCAGCTTTTTTCCGCCGGCACTGCCCCCGCCGCAGGAGCGGCAACTACGGCGCATCTACCTGCTGATCGGTTCCGAGCGGGGTTTTTGCGGCAACTTCAATGAAAGCCTGATACAGCGTTTGCATCAGTGCCTGGCGGACGAGCCTGTGGAAGGCGGCGGCACAAAAGCGGGCATTATCGGTTGGGGGCAGAAGCTGTGCGTCAAATTGGGAGAACACCCGCTGCTGCTGGCGGCCGTCGAGGGCGCCGCGGTGCTGGATGAGGTGGGCGTGCGATTGCTGCAACTGGTGAAGCGGCTCTCGGAACTGCAGGCCGGGGGCGCCATAGCACTGGCGGTGCTCTACCACGACCCGCAGCGACAGGGGGTGGCAGTGCGCGAACTGCTGCCCCCGTTTGAATCGCTGCGCAATGCGCCGGAAAAATTCCCCTTTGCGCCCGGGTTAAATCTGGCACCCGGTGACTTTCTGCGCGAGCTGGTGGAACAGTACCTGTTCGCGGCCCTGCACGAAATACTCTACGTCTCCCTGATGGCGGAAAACCAGCAGCGCATGCAACACCTGGAAGGCGCGCAGCGCTACCTGGACGAAAAACTGGAAGCGCTGCGTCGCAGGGGCAACCAGCTGCGCCAGGAGGAGATAACCGAGGAAATCGAGGTGATACTGCTGAACGCCGACAGCGCAAAACTGCCACCGCAAATAAAATCCCGGGAGGGCGATCACTGA
- a CDS encoding F0F1 ATP synthase subunit alpha, which produces MNNELLQRREDWLRSYRPQLRIREQGRVVSVGDGIAWVSGLPTAAMDDVLDFADGSRAQVFDLTGELVGAILLRETRDLTAGTAVSLCEKKLGIPVGDDLLGRVIDPLGDPLDGGAALECSDWRRLEMPSPAITQRDFVHRPLYTGSKVLDTMIPIGRGQRQLLIGDEGLGRSSLALDTVINQRDQQVYCVYVLIGQKRSAVVTTIELLRDYGALDFSTVVVAEASSLPGLQHLAPFAGCSIAEYWMRRGLHTLVVYDDLSTHAKTYRELSLLLRRPPGREAYPGDIFSVHARLLERATCLNAEQGGGSMTALPVVETKQGEIAAYIPTNLISITDGQIYLDRELFSSGFRPAIDIGKSVSRIGGRAQHPAIKREAGRMKLDYLQFLELEMFTRFGARLEAGMEKSIRRGRVLREILKQERLAPLSIEFQLAWMIAFNDDLLDGVELQQVQDLMAGLRGRVEASGLQLDDPRERWVALAQDWLPSTAGAQK; this is translated from the coding sequence GTGAATAACGAATTGCTGCAGCGCCGGGAGGACTGGCTGAGGAGCTACCGCCCTCAACTGCGCATTCGCGAACAGGGCCGCGTGGTGTCGGTAGGCGACGGTATCGCCTGGGTCAGCGGGCTGCCCACCGCCGCCATGGATGATGTACTGGACTTTGCCGACGGTAGCCGCGCGCAGGTCTTCGATCTCACAGGTGAACTGGTGGGCGCGATACTGTTGAGGGAAACCCGGGATCTCACCGCTGGCACCGCCGTAAGTCTGTGTGAAAAAAAACTGGGTATCCCCGTGGGCGACGATCTGCTGGGGCGGGTGATAGATCCGCTGGGCGATCCCCTCGACGGCGGCGCCGCGCTCGAGTGTTCCGACTGGCGGCGCCTGGAAATGCCTTCGCCGGCAATTACGCAGCGCGATTTTGTGCACCGGCCACTGTATACCGGCAGCAAGGTGCTGGATACCATGATTCCCATCGGCCGCGGCCAGCGGCAGCTGCTGATCGGCGACGAGGGCCTCGGGCGCAGCTCTCTGGCACTGGACACGGTGATCAACCAGCGGGATCAGCAAGTCTATTGCGTCTATGTGCTGATCGGCCAGAAGCGCTCGGCGGTGGTCACCACTATCGAGCTACTGCGCGACTACGGCGCACTGGATTTTTCCACCGTGGTGGTGGCCGAGGCCAGCAGCCTGCCGGGACTGCAACACCTGGCACCATTCGCCGGTTGCAGTATCGCCGAATACTGGATGCGTAGGGGATTGCATACGCTGGTGGTGTACGACGATCTCTCCACCCACGCCAAGACCTACCGCGAACTCTCGCTCTTATTGCGCAGGCCGCCGGGGCGCGAGGCCTATCCCGGCGATATATTTTCCGTGCATGCGCGCCTGCTGGAGCGGGCCACCTGTCTCAACGCGGAACAGGGCGGCGGCAGTATGACCGCGCTGCCGGTCGTGGAGACCAAACAGGGAGAGATCGCCGCCTATATTCCCACTAACCTGATCTCCATTACCGATGGCCAGATCTACCTGGATCGCGAGTTGTTTAGCAGTGGTTTCCGCCCGGCCATCGATATCGGCAAATCGGTATCCCGCATCGGCGGCCGCGCCCAGCACCCGGCCATCAAGCGGGAGGCCGGGCGCATGAAACTCGACTACCTGCAGTTTCTCGAATTGGAAATGTTCACCCGCTTCGGCGCCAGGCTGGAGGCGGGTATGGAAAAATCCATCCGCCGCGGCCGCGTGCTGCGGGAGATTCTCAAGCAGGAGCGGCTGGCGCCGCTGTCGATCGAGTTCCAGCTGGCGTGGATGATCGCCTTTAATGACGACCTGCTGGACGGCGTGGAGCTGCAACAGGTACAGGACCTGATGGCAGGGCTGCGGGGCAGGGTGGAGGCCAGCGGCCTGCAGCTGGACGACCCGCGCGAGCGGTGGGTGGCGCTGGCGCAGGACTGGCTGCCAAGTACCGCGGGAGCCCAAAAGTGA
- a CDS encoding F0F1 ATP synthase subunit delta: MELSWSTFLLEIVNFLVLVWILKRFFYKPLQSVITRRRQDIEQRLAEAEKMREEAERLQREYEGRMNDWERERQRARADLQQEMKAERAQLEQALQDALQQQRQKDEVIEQRRQREQRHQLQQRALEQGSRFAARLLEQAAGPELETNLQQLLLASLAELPEDRLAELRRQLPAAGEPVEVSSAFPLSADRREQVRNGLQQILQNTVHCHFSEDSDLVAGLRLVIGPWVLGANVRDELRGFARIARDTGSE, from the coding sequence ATGGAACTCAGCTGGTCGACCTTCCTGTTGGAAATCGTCAATTTCCTGGTGTTGGTGTGGATACTCAAACGGTTTTTCTACAAGCCGTTGCAATCCGTTATCACACGCCGCCGGCAGGATATCGAACAGCGCCTGGCGGAAGCTGAGAAAATGCGGGAGGAGGCCGAGCGGTTGCAGCGGGAGTACGAGGGCCGCATGAATGATTGGGAGCGCGAACGTCAGCGGGCCCGGGCAGATCTGCAGCAAGAGATGAAAGCCGAGCGCGCGCAGCTGGAGCAGGCATTACAGGACGCCCTGCAACAGCAGCGACAGAAGGACGAAGTGATCGAGCAGCGCCGCCAGCGGGAACAGCGCCATCAGTTGCAACAGCGGGCGCTGGAGCAGGGCAGCCGCTTCGCCGCGCGCCTGCTGGAACAGGCCGCCGGCCCGGAACTGGAAACGAATCTTCAGCAACTGCTGCTGGCCTCGCTGGCGGAACTGCCGGAGGATCGACTGGCGGAACTGCGACGGCAGTTGCCCGCGGCTGGAGAGCCGGTGGAAGTATCCAGTGCCTTTCCTCTGTCCGCCGACCGGCGCGAACAAGTCCGAAATGGATTGCAGCAAATACTGCAGAACACCGTGCACTGTCATTTTTCAGAGGACAGCGACCTGGTAGCGGGTTTGCGCCTGGTGATCGGTCCCTGGGTGCTGGGTGCAAATGTGCGCGATGAACTGCGGGGATTTGCGCGGATAGCGCGGGATACGGGTAGTGAATAA
- the atpE gene encoding ATP synthase F0 subunit C, which produces MSDMTWFALLSTIAAILGMAIGVLLPAYAMGRAISSALDALARQPEAERSIMRTLFIGLAMIESLAIYVLVIALIVLFRNPLLEYLLKP; this is translated from the coding sequence ATGAGTGATATGACCTGGTTTGCGCTGCTTTCGACCATCGCCGCGATACTCGGCATGGCGATCGGCGTATTGCTGCCGGCCTACGCCATGGGGCGGGCGATCAGCAGCGCGCTGGACGCGCTGGCGCGGCAGCCGGAAGCGGAGCGTTCGATCATGCGCACCCTGTTTATCGGCCTGGCGATGATCGAGTCCCTGGCCATCTATGTGCTGGTGATCGCGCTGATCGTCCTGTTTCGCAATCCACTGCTGGAATATCTTCTCAAACCGTAG
- a CDS encoding F0F1 ATP synthase subunit A, translating into MNGSELFPSVLFRIGPLQITGTVITTWAIVAAIGSAAWLLSRRLRLQPGALQTLAEGIVIAMEDAIRAVAPDHVKLLLPFIASLWIFLVVANLCGLIPGVHSPTRDLSATAALAILVFLSVHWFGIRSQGLKRYLHHYLTPSPILLPFHLISEVTRTVALAVRLFGNIMSLEMAALLILLVAGFLAPIPILMLHIVEALVQAYIFGMLALIYVAGGLQSQQLRQPPQGERHE; encoded by the coding sequence GTGAACGGCAGCGAGTTATTCCCCTCGGTACTTTTTCGCATAGGGCCGCTGCAGATCACCGGCACCGTGATCACCACCTGGGCGATTGTCGCCGCCATCGGCTCTGCGGCCTGGCTGCTGTCGCGCCGCCTCCGGCTGCAACCGGGTGCACTGCAGACTTTGGCGGAAGGTATCGTGATTGCGATGGAAGACGCCATTCGCGCGGTGGCGCCGGATCACGTCAAGCTGCTGCTGCCGTTTATTGCCAGCCTGTGGATCTTCCTGGTGGTGGCCAATCTCTGCGGCTTGATTCCCGGCGTACATTCGCCCACGCGGGATCTCTCCGCCACCGCGGCGCTGGCAATACTGGTATTCCTGTCGGTGCACTGGTTCGGAATCCGCAGCCAGGGACTGAAACGCTATCTGCACCACTACCTGACCCCGAGCCCGATACTGCTGCCGTTCCACCTGATCAGCGAAGTCACCCGCACTGTCGCCCTGGCGGTGCGCCTGTTCGGCAATATCATGAGCCTGGAAATGGCTGCGCTGCTGATTCTGCTGGTGGCCGGTTTTCTGGCACCAATTCCTATACTGATGCTGCACATTGTCGAAGCCCTGGTTCAGGCCTATATCTTCGGCATGCTGGCACTGATTTACGTTGCCGGCGGCCTGCAATCACAACAGCTCAGGCAACCACCACAAGGAGAGCGCCATGAGTGA
- a CDS encoding AtpZ/AtpI family protein: MATDRDKQLREKVERQAKRMKQAERERPTLFAQTIYIGTLGLVFVLPVVGGAYLGNWLDSLTAGYSTRWTLSLIFVGLVVGAFNVYLLIRE; the protein is encoded by the coding sequence ATGGCAACGGACAGGGACAAACAACTGCGTGAGAAAGTCGAGCGCCAGGCCAAACGGATGAAGCAGGCCGAACGCGAGCGTCCGACACTATTCGCGCAGACCATCTATATCGGCACCCTGGGCTTGGTATTTGTACTGCCGGTGGTGGGCGGTGCCTATCTGGGCAACTGGCTGGACAGCCTGACCGCCGGCTATTCCACTCGCTGGACTCTCAGCCTGATATTCGTCGGTCTGGTGGTGGGTGCCTTCAATGTGTATCTGTTGATTCGGGAGTAG
- the atpD gene encoding F0F1 ATP synthase subunit beta, whose product MARRETAADSAGEPIGFIAEVHGPVVVIRCAQLPPLRQALRASLDHETYLFEVHQHLDQKHARAITLHRTAGLSRGMPVFDTGAPLHVPVTPDCLGRLLNIFGEPLDDGEPLAAQDYRNIHAAPAALWDAVGTGAILQTGIKVIDLLCPFVRGGKTGLFGGAGVGKTVLIMEFMHAVAALHSGVSVFAGVGERIREAHELWYEMREAGVMEQTLMVFGQMDESPGVRFRVGLSALTYAEYLRDTLQKEVLFVMDNIFRFVQAGSEISSLLGRMPATVGYQPTLISEVAELQERILSTREGAITAVQAVYVPADDMTDPAVSAIFSHLDSSVVLSRAQAGKGLYPAVDPLQSSSQVMDRHTLGDRHYAAAEAVREHLARYHELEDIIAMLGIEELSPQDRRIVLRARKLQRYLTQPFMVTASHTGIAGVSVPLQDTLDDCEAFLRGDYDELSEEDCYMRGSMREGAR is encoded by the coding sequence ATGGCACGTCGGGAGACAGCGGCAGACAGCGCGGGAGAGCCGATCGGCTTCATCGCCGAGGTGCACGGCCCGGTAGTGGTGATTCGCTGTGCGCAGCTGCCACCGCTGCGCCAGGCGTTGCGCGCATCCCTCGACCACGAAACCTACCTGTTCGAAGTCCACCAGCACCTGGACCAGAAACATGCGCGCGCCATCACTCTGCATCGCACCGCTGGCCTCAGCCGCGGCATGCCGGTATTCGACACCGGTGCGCCTCTGCATGTGCCGGTCACCCCGGACTGCCTGGGGCGGCTGCTGAATATCTTCGGCGAGCCGCTGGATGACGGCGAGCCGCTTGCGGCACAGGACTACCGAAATATTCACGCCGCTCCCGCGGCACTGTGGGACGCGGTGGGCACCGGCGCCATCCTGCAAACCGGAATCAAGGTCATCGACCTGCTGTGCCCCTTTGTCAGGGGCGGCAAGACTGGCCTGTTCGGTGGTGCCGGGGTGGGCAAGACGGTTCTGATAATGGAGTTCATGCACGCGGTGGCCGCGCTGCACAGCGGTGTGTCGGTATTCGCCGGCGTCGGCGAGCGCATTCGCGAGGCCCACGAACTCTGGTACGAGATGCGCGAGGCGGGGGTAATGGAACAGACGCTGATGGTCTTCGGGCAAATGGACGAATCGCCCGGGGTCCGCTTTCGCGTCGGGCTGTCTGCGCTGACCTACGCGGAATACCTGCGCGACACCCTGCAAAAGGAAGTGCTGTTCGTGATGGACAATATTTTCCGCTTTGTGCAGGCGGGCAGCGAGATCTCCAGCCTGCTCGGGCGCATGCCCGCCACGGTCGGCTACCAGCCCACGCTGATCAGCGAGGTGGCGGAGCTGCAGGAGCGCATTCTCTCCACCCGGGAGGGCGCCATTACCGCGGTGCAGGCGGTCTATGTGCCGGCGGACGATATGACTGATCCAGCGGTGAGTGCCATTTTCAGCCACCTGGATTCCTCGGTGGTGCTGTCGCGCGCGCAGGCGGGAAAGGGCTTATACCCCGCGGTCGATCCGTTGCAGTCCAGCAGCCAGGTAATGGACCGGCATACCTTGGGCGACCGCCACTATGCGGCGGCCGAGGCGGTGCGCGAACACCTGGCGCGCTATCACGAGTTGGAGGACATTATCGCCATGCTCGGTATTGAAGAGCTGTCGCCGCAGGACCGCCGCATCGTATTGCGGGCGCGCAAGCTCCAGCGTTATCTGACCCAGCCATTTATGGTCACCGCCTCCCACACAGGTATCGCCGGCGTCTCGGTGCCGTTACAGGACACACTGGACGATTGCGAGGCTTTTTTGCGCGGCGACTACGACGAGTTGTCGGAGGAGGACTGCTATATGCGCGGCAGTATGCGGGAAGGCGCGCGGTGA
- the gap gene encoding type I glyceraldehyde-3-phosphate dehydrogenase has product MMKKVAINGLGRIGRLLLRRYLQGGFKRFNLVAVNDPMPLENLLYLLRYDSVHGRADFEVSGEQGKLAVGALELPLFAEKDPAKLPWSEEGVDVVIECSGHFTKRAGAAKHLEAGARRVVISAPSPDADITLVLGVNDADFDPENHMVISNASCTTNSLAPPLKVLDDAFGIEQALVTTVHAYTATQSMVDTAAGKKIRGRAGAINIIPTATGADAATALALPRLKGRLSALAVRVPVADGSLTDISAQLRNAADAKEVNAAFRAAAEGDLRGILAYSEEDLVSSDIIGDPHSAIIHSLSTRAQGNLVKVQAWYDNEYGYACRCLDLLERLPL; this is encoded by the coding sequence ATGATGAAAAAAGTAGCAATCAATGGACTGGGGCGCATCGGCAGGCTGCTGCTGCGCCGCTACCTGCAGGGCGGCTTCAAGCGCTTCAACCTCGTCGCCGTCAATGACCCCATGCCCCTGGAGAATCTGCTCTACCTGCTGCGCTACGACTCAGTGCACGGCCGCGCGGACTTCGAGGTCTCCGGCGAGCAGGGCAAACTGGCTGTCGGCGCACTGGAGTTGCCATTGTTCGCGGAAAAGGACCCCGCGAAGCTGCCCTGGAGCGAGGAGGGGGTCGACGTGGTAATCGAGTGCAGCGGTCACTTTACCAAGCGGGCGGGGGCAGCCAAACATCTCGAAGCTGGCGCCCGTCGTGTCGTGATCAGCGCCCCTTCCCCCGACGCGGATATCACTCTGGTCCTGGGGGTGAACGACGCCGATTTCGATCCTGAAAATCATATGGTGATTTCCAACGCCTCCTGCACCACCAACTCGCTGGCGCCGCCGCTGAAAGTACTCGATGATGCATTCGGCATCGAGCAGGCGTTGGTTACCACAGTACATGCCTATACGGCCACCCAGAGCATGGTGGATACGGCAGCGGGCAAGAAGATTCGCGGCCGCGCTGGCGCGATCAACATTATCCCCACCGCTACCGGTGCCGATGCCGCCACCGCCCTGGCACTGCCCCGGCTGAAGGGCCGCTTGAGCGCGCTGGCGGTGCGGGTACCGGTGGCGGACGGCTCCCTCACCGATATCAGCGCACAGCTGCGCAATGCTGCCGACGCCAAGGAGGTGAATGCGGCGTTCAGGGCGGCGGCGGAGGGGGACCTCAGAGGCATTCTCGCCTACAGCGAAGAGGACCTGGTTTCCTCGGATATTATCGGCGATCCCCATTCCGCAATCATTCACAGTCTCTCCACCCGCGCCCAGGGCAACCTGGTCAAGGTTCAGGCCTGGTACGACAACGAATACGGCTACGCCTGCCGCTGCCTGGATTTGCTGGAGCGCCTGCCGTTGTAG
- a CDS encoding mechanosensitive ion channel family protein: protein MLEFLLENKLILTLVAVSAILLLRWLLSFFFTRRSWPKQDVRRRINTVHNIGNLLLVVGVIAIWVSELRDFALSIAAFSVAIVLALREVVHCFVGGVYQAGMRSFTVGDWVQIGDQMGEVTDSDWLSTTLLEVDPKGLGNGYTGTTLFVPNSVFFSKPVKNLNFMRRYIEHSFSIVRENKGINPLKAKAFLVERVREHCEAFREVAERYCKMIEHRMGVELAGPDAKVSFTTNELGHDVVTVTLFCPREEATDIEQRVTEDFYSFWYGEPREEPEVATSA, encoded by the coding sequence ATGCTGGAATTCCTCCTGGAAAACAAACTGATTCTCACCCTGGTCGCCGTTTCCGCCATCCTGCTGTTGCGCTGGCTGCTGTCGTTTTTCTTCACGCGTCGGAGCTGGCCGAAACAGGATGTGCGGCGGCGTATCAACACAGTGCACAACATCGGCAACCTGTTGCTGGTGGTGGGGGTGATCGCCATCTGGGTTTCCGAACTGCGGGACTTTGCGCTATCCATTGCCGCCTTCTCCGTGGCGATCGTCCTGGCCCTGCGGGAGGTGGTGCACTGCTTTGTGGGGGGCGTCTACCAGGCGGGAATGCGCTCCTTCACCGTGGGGGACTGGGTCCAGATCGGCGACCAGATGGGCGAAGTGACCGACAGCGACTGGCTGAGCACCACCCTGCTGGAGGTGGATCCCAAGGGCCTGGGCAATGGCTATACCGGCACCACGCTGTTTGTCCCCAACAGCGTGTTTTTTTCCAAACCGGTCAAGAACCTCAACTTCATGCGCCGCTATATCGAGCACAGTTTCTCCATCGTGCGCGAAAACAAGGGCATCAACCCCCTCAAAGCCAAGGCGTTTCTCGTTGAGCGGGTACGGGAACATTGCGAGGCCTTCCGGGAGGTGGCGGAGCGCTACTGTAAAATGATCGAACACCGCATGGGCGTCGAACTCGCGGGCCCGGATGCCAAAGTGAGCTTTACCACCAACGAACTGGGCCACGATGTGGTAACCGTCACCCTCTTCTGCCCCCGGGAGGAAGCGACCGATATCGAGCAACGGGTGACAGAGGATTTTTACAGCTTCTGGTACGGGGAACCCCGGGAAGAGCCCGAGGTCGCCACTTCCGCTTAG
- a CDS encoding SDR family oxidoreductase, whose translation MKYQIPEILKAGGGSIIVTSSQHAFSTRPGGASLAQSCAMDYADQGLRVCVVAPGITDTPMFRRATGSNPHAVARANDLVRGLKRVAQPEEVARVALWLAS comes from the coding sequence ATGAAATACCAGATCCCGGAGATACTGAAGGCGGGAGGCGGCAGCATCATCGTCACCTCCTCTCAGCACGCTTTTTCCACCCGCCCCGGTGGGGCATCTCTGGCGCAGAGCTGCGCAATGGATTACGCCGATCAGGGGTTGCGCGTCTGCGTGGTGGCGCCGGGTATCACCGACACCCCGATGTTCCGCCGCGCCACCGGCAGCAATCCGCACGCAGTGGCCAGGGCCAACGATCTGGTGCGCGGTCTGAAGAGGGTGGCGCAGCCGGAGGAAGTTGCCCGTGTGGCTCTGTGGCTGGCCTCGTGA
- a CDS encoding GNAT family N-acetyltransferase has translation MVTEKKLRGGQTVKIRPLRKEDLDLELDFFRNLSPESRNQRFLGGISTKNPPQKLIDMLLDIDHFQSEAYIALAGEGEEQKQIGVARYAVDAGGSACECAAVVADEWQRRGLGTLLMNLLIDSARDRGIKRMYTIESAGNAKVRKVARTLGFRCEAYPGDPTLLLYNLDLQQE, from the coding sequence ATGGTGACCGAGAAAAAGCTACGAGGCGGGCAGACGGTGAAAATCCGTCCCCTCCGCAAGGAGGATCTGGACCTGGAGCTGGACTTTTTCCGCAACCTGTCACCGGAATCCAGGAACCAGCGCTTTCTCGGCGGTATCAGCACCAAGAACCCTCCCCAGAAACTGATCGATATGTTGCTCGACATCGATCACTTCCAGAGTGAGGCCTATATCGCCCTGGCGGGAGAGGGTGAGGAACAGAAGCAGATCGGGGTTGCCCGCTACGCGGTGGACGCCGGCGGCAGCGCCTGCGAGTGCGCGGCGGTGGTCGCCGACGAGTGGCAGCGCCGCGGCCTGGGCACCCTGCTGATGAACCTCCTGATCGACAGCGCCCGCGATCGGGGTATAAAACGCATGTACACCATCGAATCGGCGGGGAACGCCAAAGTGCGCAAAGTGGCCCGCACCCTCGGGTTCCGGTGCGAGGCCTATCCGGGTGATCCCACCCTGCTTCTCTACAACCTGGATTTGCAACAGGAGTGA
- a CDS encoding LysR family transcriptional regulator, with amino-acid sequence MGKDNHTATPHISLEQWRCLVAVVDAGGYAQAAERLHKSQSSVSYAVQKLESVLNIKAFSIEGRRAVLTPAGEMLYRRAKVLLDEAASLERAAHKASAGWESEIAIAVETLFPIWLLLDCLDQFGAESPQTRIELFEVVLGGAPEALQEGRVDLAISPYIPPGFSGLPLPRQARIIPVAHPDHPLHQLKRELTLRDLRKHRHLTVRDSGSQRDKKALTVEVEQRWTLSSMATSIGAACRGYGFAWLPEDKIRNELGEGLLKPLPLRGGRERYVQMYLIFADRDAAGPGALRLTEILQERIAASCPDHR; translated from the coding sequence ATGGGCAAGGATAATCACACTGCAACACCGCATATCAGCCTGGAGCAGTGGCGCTGCCTGGTGGCTGTGGTGGATGCGGGGGGCTATGCCCAGGCTGCGGAGCGGCTGCACAAGAGCCAGTCCTCCGTCAGCTATGCGGTGCAAAAGCTCGAGTCGGTACTGAACATCAAGGCGTTTTCCATCGAGGGGCGCCGGGCGGTGCTGACTCCCGCGGGAGAGATGCTCTACCGGCGGGCGAAAGTGTTGCTGGACGAGGCCGCCAGCCTGGAGCGCGCGGCGCACAAGGCCTCCGCCGGTTGGGAGTCGGAAATCGCCATCGCCGTGGAGACGCTGTTTCCCATCTGGCTGCTGCTCGACTGCCTGGACCAGTTCGGCGCCGAGAGTCCGCAGACGCGCATTGAGCTGTTTGAAGTGGTGCTCGGCGGAGCGCCGGAAGCCCTGCAGGAGGGGAGGGTGGACCTGGCGATATCGCCCTATATTCCCCCCGGTTTCAGCGGCCTGCCCCTGCCGCGGCAGGCGAGGATCATTCCTGTCGCGCATCCGGACCACCCCCTGCACCAGTTGAAACGGGAACTGACCCTGCGCGACCTGCGCAAGCATCGCCATCTGACCGTGCGCGACTCCGGTTCCCAGCGGGATAAAAAGGCCCTCACCGTGGAAGTGGAACAGCGCTGGACCCTCTCCAGCATGGCCACCTCCATCGGCGCCGCCTGCCGCGGCTACGGCTTCGCCTGGCTGCCGGAGGACAAGATCCGCAACGAACTGGGGGAGGGGCTGCTTAAACCCCTGCCACTACGCGGTGGCCGCGAACGCTATGTGCAGATGTACCTGATATTCGCCGACCGCGACGCCGCCGGGCCCGGAGCACTGCGCCTGACGGAAATCCTGCAGGAGCGGATCGCCGCCAGTTGCCCCGATCACCGTTGA
- a CDS encoding FMN-dependent NADH-azoreductase, whose amino-acid sequence MATLLKIQTSLFQGDGQSSQLAEQFARNWQARNPDGRVVSRDLAAEPVPHLDAQRFQAFITPPDERTAEQREMVKLSDSLVEEIAGADVLVLGVPMYNFSIPSTLRAYFDHIARAGITFRYTPEGPEGLLKNKKAYVFITRGGFYGEDHSQTALLRQFLGFIGIADVEFVHAEGMAVEDAREGSLAAARDRIAQLA is encoded by the coding sequence ATGGCAACGTTACTCAAAATCCAGACCAGCCTGTTCCAGGGCGATGGGCAGTCCTCCCAACTCGCCGAGCAGTTCGCCCGCAACTGGCAGGCGCGCAACCCGGATGGCCGTGTTGTCTCCCGCGACCTGGCGGCAGAACCAGTGCCACACCTGGACGCACAGCGCTTCCAGGCCTTTATCACCCCGCCCGACGAGCGTACCGCGGAACAGCGGGAGATGGTGAAACTCTCCGATAGCCTGGTGGAGGAGATCGCCGGGGCCGACGTGCTGGTACTGGGCGTTCCGATGTACAACTTCAGTATTCCATCGACCCTGCGCGCCTACTTCGACCATATCGCCCGCGCCGGGATCACTTTCCGCTACACCCCGGAAGGCCCGGAGGGACTGCTGAAGAACAAGAAAGCCTATGTGTTTATCACCCGCGGCGGTTTCTACGGCGAGGACCACTCGCAGACCGCGCTTTTGCGCCAGTTCCTGGGCTTTATCGGCATCGCCGACGTGGAATTCGTGCACGCGGAGGGCATGGCGGTAGAAGACGCCAGGGAGGGAAGCCTGGCTGCGGCGCGGGACAGGATCGCACAGCTGGCCTGA